A stretch of Ranitomeya variabilis isolate aRanVar5 chromosome 3, aRanVar5.hap1, whole genome shotgun sequence DNA encodes these proteins:
- the LOC143817170 gene encoding RAC-beta serine/threonine-protein kinase B-like, with protein sequence MEYLSGGSVEDLIRMCGCLNIGNVRFYTAEIVSGLQFLHGHNIVHRDIKPDNIMLDADGHIRIIDLGLAQAGVSSSKNISGVTGTFHYMAPEVHRRKRYSAAVDWWSLGIVVSRMAAGRYPFYNGPVKQMAFKSIINEKPKFPTWLDADVKHLIKKLLRKDPQTRLGVSGNIKEIWRKGE encoded by the exons atggagtacctgtccggtggcagcgtggaggatttgatcaggatgtgcGGCTGCCTGAACATCGGCAATGTGAG attctacacagcagagatagtaagtggcctccagttcctccacggacacaacatcgtccaccg tgacataaagccggataacatcatgttggatgcagatggccacatccgtatcatcgaccttgggcttgcccaagctggcgtctcctcctccaaaaacatctctggagtgacgggcactttccattacatggcccctgaggtgcatcgtagaaaacggtatagcgcagcagtggactggtggagcctggggattgtggtgtccaggatggcagcagggcgatatccattttacaacggccccgtcaagcaaatggctttcaaatccatcatcaacgagaagccaaaatttccaacttggcttgatgctgacgtgaaacatctcatcaagaagctgctgcgcaaagaccctcagacacgcctgggtgtgagcgggaacatcaaaga gatctggaggaaaggagagtag